A stretch of the Massilia sp. W12 genome encodes the following:
- a CDS encoding ABC transporter substrate-binding protein produces the protein MGKTLRAAFKTAETGFDPAQVSDVYSNDIIRAIFDPLLTYDWLARPAKLVPNVAVSLPQVNQDATEYTFQIKPGIYFADHPVFKGQKRELVAADFVYSIKRILDPATRSPNLYMFEGKFAGADALIEAARKSGKFDYDAPMAGLQAPQRYTLKIKLNKSDFKLPFLLATVNTGAVAREVVQAYSLQDIMAHPVGTGPYKLKEWVRGAKMVLEANPDYREEIFHATPQAGDAQDAQIMRQMQGKRLPQIGRIEVAVMDESQPRWLAFLAGDLDYTIVPSDFVARVFPGGQLAPELKQAGIIWQKEVAPGTFYSFFNLDDAQFGGYTPERIALRRAIIYAYRLNEEIAHYYSNMAMPAHGPLSPGVLGYDPAWRSARQDLQLARALLERYGYKDRDGDGWREAPDGKPLELVRGSTPSSQDQVLDEVWKRSMDALGIRIRFIKQKWPDLLKMARQGQLPTWGIGWAAQIPDGDTYLQLLYGPNKEANNLARFDLPAFNQRYEKAAGLPHGPARDRLYLEMQQLAVAYGVWHMGVHRVESHLLQPRLLGYKIHPFLTNAWKYMDIDKDIKAQHISQDK, from the coding sequence ATGGGAAAAACGCTGCGCGCCGCGTTCAAAACCGCAGAAACCGGTTTTGACCCGGCCCAGGTCTCAGACGTCTATTCAAACGACATCATCCGCGCCATCTTTGACCCTTTGTTGACGTATGACTGGCTGGCGCGGCCTGCGAAACTGGTTCCGAATGTCGCCGTCAGCCTGCCGCAAGTGAATCAGGACGCGACCGAATACACTTTCCAGATCAAACCGGGTATTTATTTCGCTGATCACCCTGTGTTTAAGGGCCAAAAGCGGGAGTTGGTGGCGGCTGATTTTGTCTATAGCATCAAGCGCATTCTGGATCCGGCCACCCGTTCGCCGAATTTGTATATGTTTGAGGGCAAGTTCGCCGGCGCCGACGCCCTGATCGAAGCGGCGCGCAAAAGCGGAAAATTTGACTACGACGCGCCGATGGCCGGTTTGCAGGCGCCGCAGCGTTATACCCTCAAAATCAAACTCAACAAATCAGACTTCAAATTGCCGTTTTTGCTGGCGACAGTAAATACCGGCGCGGTGGCGCGCGAAGTGGTGCAGGCCTACAGTTTGCAAGACATCATGGCGCATCCGGTCGGCACCGGCCCGTATAAGCTCAAGGAATGGGTGCGCGGCGCCAAAATGGTGCTCGAAGCCAACCCGGATTACCGCGAAGAGATCTTCCACGCCACGCCGCAGGCCGGCGATGCGCAGGATGCGCAGATCATGCGCCAGATGCAGGGCAAGCGCCTGCCGCAGATTGGCCGCATCGAAGTTGCGGTGATGGATGAATCTCAGCCGCGCTGGCTGGCGTTTCTGGCCGGCGATCTGGACTACACCATCGTGCCTTCTGATTTTGTGGCGCGCGTGTTCCCCGGCGGGCAGCTGGCCCCGGAACTCAAGCAAGCCGGCATCATCTGGCAAAAAGAAGTCGCGCCCGGCACTTTTTACAGTTTTTTCAATCTCGACGACGCGCAATTCGGCGGCTATACGCCGGAACGCATCGCCCTGCGCCGCGCGATTATTTACGCCTATCGCTTAAATGAGGAAATTGCGCATTACTACAGCAATATGGCGATGCCGGCGCATGGCCCGTTAAGCCCGGGCGTGCTTGGCTATGACCCGGCCTGGCGCAGCGCGCGTCAGGATTTGCAATTGGCGCGCGCCTTGCTGGAGCGCTATGGTTATAAAGACCGCGATGGCGACGGCTGGCGCGAGGCGCCGGACGGCAAACCGCTCGAATTGGTGCGCGGCTCCACTCCCAGCTCGCAAGACCAGGTGCTTGATGAAGTCTGGAAGCGCAGCATGGATGCGCTGGGTATCCGCATCCGCTTCATCAAACAGAAATGGCCCGATTTACTGAAAATGGCGCGCCAGGGACAATTGCCGACCTGGGGCATAGGCTGGGCCGCCCAGATCCCGGACGGCGACACCTATTTGCAATTGCTGTACGGCCCGAATAAAGAAGCAAATAATCTGGCGCGCTTTGATTTGCCGGCGTTTAATCAACGCTATGAAAAAGCCGCCGGCCTGCCGCATGGGCCGGCGCGCGACCGCCTGTATCTGGAAATGCAACAATTGGCGGTGGCGTATGGCGTCTGGCATATGGGCGTGCACCGGGTCGAAAGCCATTTGCTGCAACCGCGTCTGCTGGGCTATAAAATCCACCCCTTCCTCACCAATGCCTGGAAATACATGGACATTGACAAGGACATCAAAGCGCAACATATCAGCCAGGACAAGTAA
- a CDS encoding peptide chain release factor 3 — MDADNQPGNEQQAASPAPERIAREVARRRTFGIISHPDAGKTTLTEKLLLFSGAIQLAGTVKARKSGRHATSDWMEIEKQRGISVASSVMQFDYRDHVINLLDTPGHQDFSEDTYRVLTAVDSALMVIDGAKGVEEQTIKLLNVCRMRNTPIVTFVNKLDRETRDNLELLDELESVLKIQCAPVTWPIGCGKVFRGVYHLLRDEVLLFTAGEEKADQSYEVIKGIDNPRLMEMFPQEMEQLKMEVELVHGASHPFDLQAFLEGVQTPVFFGSAINNFGVREILNALVDWAPPPRERDATLRQVQPQEAPFSGFVFKIQANMDPAHRDRIAFLRVCSGHFERGMKIKHLRLGREIKLSSVVTFMASSREQVEEAFAGDIIGLPNHGNMQIGDSFSEGELLQFTGIPYFAPDFFRTVRIRNPLKIKQLHKGLQQLGEEGAVQVFKPVLGSDLILGAVGVLQFEVVASRLMNEYGVDAVFETASISSARWVSSDDKKALSDFERSLAPNIAYDASGNLAYLATSSVNLRLTQERWPQLQFHNTREHAVKLV, encoded by the coding sequence ATGGACGCTGACAACCAGCCCGGCAACGAGCAACAAGCCGCCAGCCCGGCCCCCGAGCGCATCGCGCGTGAGGTCGCGCGGCGCCGCACTTTTGGCATTATTTCCCACCCCGACGCGGGTAAAACCACCTTGACTGAGAAACTGCTGCTGTTTTCAGGCGCGATTCAATTAGCCGGCACGGTCAAGGCGCGTAAAAGCGGGCGGCACGCCACCTCCGACTGGATGGAAATCGAAAAGCAGCGCGGTATTTCGGTCGCCTCCTCGGTGATGCAGTTTGATTACCGCGACCATGTGATCAATCTGCTCGACACCCCCGGCCACCAGGACTTTTCGGAAGACACCTACCGCGTGCTGACGGCGGTAGACTCGGCCCTGATGGTGATTGACGGCGCCAAGGGTGTGGAAGAGCAAACCATCAAGCTGCTCAATGTCTGTCGCATGCGCAACACCCCGATTGTGACTTTCGTCAACAAGCTCGACCGCGAGACGCGCGACAATCTGGAGTTGCTTGACGAACTCGAATCGGTGCTCAAGATTCAATGTGCGCCAGTGACCTGGCCGATTGGCTGCGGCAAAGTGTTCCGTGGCGTGTATCACCTGTTGCGCGATGAAGTGCTGCTGTTTACCGCCGGCGAAGAAAAAGCCGACCAGAGCTATGAAGTCATCAAAGGCATCGACAATCCGCGCCTGATGGAAATGTTCCCGCAGGAAATGGAACAGCTGAAGATGGAAGTCGAGCTGGTGCACGGCGCATCGCATCCGTTTGATTTGCAAGCCTTTTTGGAAGGTGTGCAAACTCCGGTTTTCTTCGGCTCGGCGATTAATAACTTCGGCGTGCGCGAAATTTTAAACGCCCTGGTTGACTGGGCCCCGCCGCCGCGTGAGCGCGACGCCACCTTGCGTCAGGTGCAACCGCAGGAAGCGCCATTCTCCGGCTTCGTCTTTAAAATCCAGGCGAATATGGATCCGGCGCACCGCGACCGCATCGCCTTTTTGCGCGTTTGCTCCGGGCATTTCGAGCGCGGCATGAAGATCAAGCATTTGCGCCTGGGGCGCGAGATCAAACTGTCGTCGGTGGTCACCTTCATGGCCTCCAGCCGCGAACAGGTGGAAGAGGCGTTTGCCGGCGACATCATCGGCTTGCCGAATCACGGCAATATGCAAATCGGCGACAGTTTTTCCGAAGGCGAGTTGTTGCAATTCACCGGCATTCCTTATTTCGCGCCGGACTTTTTCCGCACCGTGCGCATCCGCAACCCGCTCAAGATCAAGCAATTGCACAAGGGTTTGCAGCAATTGGGCGAAGAGGGCGCGGTGCAGGTGTTCAAGCCGGTGCTGGGCAGCGATTTGATTCTGGGCGCGGTCGGCGTGCTGCAGTTTGAAGTGGTGGCCAGCCGTCTGATGAATGAGTACGGGGTGGATGCCGTGTTTGAGACGGCCAGCATTTCCAGCGCACGCTGGGTTTCTTCAGACGATAAAAAAGCCCTGAGCGATTTTGAGCGCTCGCTGGCGCCGAACATCGCCTATGACGCCTCGGGCAATTTGGCGTATCTCGCCACCTCCTCGGTGAATCTGCGTCTGACCCAGGAACGCTGGCCGCAATTGCAATTCCACAATACGCGCGAACATGCGGTGAAACTGGTGTAA